A region of Paenibacillus thiaminolyticus DNA encodes the following proteins:
- a CDS encoding class I SAM-dependent methyltransferase produces MIHFWNAIIRPVLELARPATVVEVGCAQGWNTLNLLSYVQSVPQGRLIAIDPSPLFDVAALQQQFGDIFVMLPDLSLNVLPQVGACDAALLDGDHNWYTVYHELKALEGRGRYPIVFLHDLEWPYGRRDMYYFPESIPEAYRKPSARKGILPGVNELVEGGHNSSVHNAEYEYGERNGVLTAVEDFLHDTKLRLRLHRARSQFGLGIIVPDESVEDHQLNDAIHHIVAASGL; encoded by the coding sequence TTGATCCATTTTTGGAATGCGATTATACGCCCGGTTCTGGAGCTTGCCCGGCCCGCGACTGTCGTCGAGGTCGGCTGCGCCCAAGGGTGGAATACGTTGAATCTTCTCAGCTACGTCCAGTCGGTTCCGCAAGGCCGGCTCATCGCCATCGATCCTTCGCCTCTGTTCGATGTCGCCGCTCTGCAGCAGCAGTTCGGGGACATCTTCGTCATGCTCCCCGATCTCAGTCTGAACGTGCTGCCGCAGGTGGGCGCTTGCGATGCGGCGCTGCTGGACGGGGATCATAATTGGTACACCGTCTACCATGAACTGAAGGCACTGGAAGGACGCGGGCGGTACCCAATCGTGTTTTTGCATGATTTGGAATGGCCTTACGGAAGAAGAGACATGTATTATTTTCCGGAGTCGATACCCGAAGCTTACCGGAAGCCGAGCGCCCGCAAAGGCATACTGCCGGGGGTGAATGAATTGGTCGAAGGCGGCCATAACTCATCCGTGCATAATGCCGAGTACGAGTACGGGGAGAGAAATGGCGTCTTGACTGCCGTAGAGGACTTCCTTCACGATACGAAGCTTCGCCTCCGGCTCCACCGGGCCCGCAGTCAATTCGGCCTCGGAATCATCGTTCCTGACGAATCGGTGGAAGACCATCAATTGAACGATGCCATTCATCATATCGTTGCCGCCTCTGGCCTATAG
- a CDS encoding YjcZ family sporulation protein yields the protein MSGVVGGVGGFSCGFGGFTSIGVILVLFILLVIISRGFIY from the coding sequence ATGAGCGGTGTTGTTGGAGGTGTTGGAGGCTTCTCATGTGGATTCGGAGGCTTTACTTCTATTGGTGTAATCTTGGTTCTGTTTATCTTGCTTGTCATTATTTCTCGTGGATTTATCTACTAA
- a CDS encoding histones H3 and H4: MPLIPIQRIVSHERSVISAADRAAAAAQLLSGGAPNVVHTAKLAWQESILASLIDKYSEFLPGPMPELIAPPAGPKRNESRGFAAQTYPIRLEVPDPVFIRFCIYDPARTHLRIDLCNIEKLNMLEAPVPLMIGGQPSTSLFCSRTADRRSGKATQLIRCYSIPIQFDPAFNGLDVQFLFSFEQAGSSPSSEPHMSGFAFAAEVYQSVQGK; the protein is encoded by the coding sequence ATGCCTTTGATTCCGATTCAACGGATCGTCAGCCATGAGCGCAGCGTGATATCAGCCGCCGATAGAGCCGCAGCGGCGGCACAACTCTTGTCGGGGGGCGCCCCCAACGTCGTCCATACGGCCAAGCTGGCTTGGCAAGAAAGCATTCTCGCCTCGCTCATCGATAAATACAGCGAGTTCCTGCCGGGGCCGATGCCCGAACTAATCGCGCCGCCTGCCGGTCCCAAGCGGAATGAAAGCAGAGGCTTCGCGGCCCAGACCTATCCGATCCGGCTGGAAGTTCCAGATCCTGTTTTTATCCGCTTCTGTATATACGATCCGGCCCGCACCCATCTCCGGATCGATCTCTGTAACATCGAGAAGCTCAATATGCTGGAGGCTCCCGTTCCCCTCATGATCGGGGGTCAGCCGTCCACGTCCCTGTTCTGCTCCCGGACCGCCGACCGCCGCAGCGGCAAAGCAACGCAGCTCATACGCTGCTACAGCATCCCAATCCAGTTCGATCCGGCTTTCAACGGCCTTGATGTCCAGTTTCTCTTCTCCTTCGAGCAAGCTGGCTCTTCTCCCTCAAGCGAGCCTCATATGAGCGGGTTCGCCTTCGCAGCCGAGGTCTATCAATCCGTGCAGGGCAAATAG
- a CDS encoding M67 family metallopeptidase, translating to MDAMYMTAQAYRDMVGHCIKEKPLEACGLLSGRDGIAARCWRIRNAERSPVAFTMDGEELTRALHGMKSLGEQLLGMYHSHPSGSPYPSPFDVEHAAFSCSYLIISLRRMRPRVRSFRLAEGTIREEQILLINL from the coding sequence ATGGATGCGATGTACATGACGGCGCAGGCCTATCGCGATATGGTGGGCCATTGCATCAAGGAAAAGCCCCTGGAAGCCTGTGGGCTGTTATCCGGCCGCGATGGCATCGCCGCCCGATGCTGGCGAATCCGCAATGCGGAGCGGAGCCCGGTCGCATTCACGATGGACGGAGAGGAGTTGACGAGGGCCCTGCACGGTATGAAGAGCCTTGGCGAACAGCTGCTGGGCATGTATCATTCCCATCCGAGCGGCTCTCCCTACCCGTCTCCCTTCGATGTAGAGCATGCAGCCTTTTCTTGCTCGTACCTCATCATCTCGTTGAGGCGGATGCGTCCGCGCGTCCGCAGCTTCCGCCTTGCAGAAGGGACAATCAGGGAAGAGCAGATTTTGCTTATCAACCTATAA
- a CDS encoding carboxylesterase, translating into MENTHYFHDQSGSHWVGITSGGGLEHILYPVEGKPLHNLMSAPYPVRRLSLLLSDDHYDMLAETERGLYYAKYHPLTGMRREVRVDSRAVSSFPYLFRHRSALRMVSVVTGEDQNRCLIRIRAEGAGEDIEIPFPDCGSLAMHVRDAAYAVNGEGRLYGLYHLLQDEGGLHTLDLLEMEPDSEKAVWRRLFASRQPDQRWRICLSLDPGSRPHAAWSIRSGTAAKCYYANDRTDVQSCSPLKIYFEGNVPQPYFLWTGEQVFLLYIMEGNRLSCARSPNMGKDWSGFTEIRLAPEARLRLVQGMERGQSHAALRPVLGTGYPHLRPVAFFDLFPLLQRELLQTDGESLSWMPLHLREMFDWIMLRADSAAHSVRRVETDVAKQRLRLEELAACYERLQEKERSMLAEINELQNWAGAEPISLTFI; encoded by the coding sequence ATGGAGAATACGCACTATTTCCATGATCAGAGCGGCTCGCATTGGGTTGGCATTACAAGCGGCGGAGGGTTGGAGCACATCCTGTACCCGGTGGAAGGGAAGCCGCTCCACAACCTCATGTCCGCCCCTTACCCGGTTCGCCGCTTAAGCTTGCTTCTCTCGGACGATCATTACGATATGCTGGCAGAGACGGAAAGAGGACTGTACTATGCCAAGTACCATCCGCTAACCGGAATGCGCCGGGAAGTCCGTGTCGACAGCCGGGCCGTCAGTTCCTTTCCATATCTGTTCCGGCATCGTTCCGCCCTCCGCATGGTTAGTGTCGTTACGGGAGAGGATCAGAACCGGTGCCTTATCCGGATTCGGGCGGAGGGAGCAGGGGAGGACATCGAGATTCCTTTCCCGGATTGTGGTTCACTGGCCATGCATGTGAGGGACGCGGCTTATGCCGTCAACGGGGAAGGCCGGCTCTATGGTCTGTATCATCTGCTGCAGGACGAGGGAGGATTGCATACGCTGGATCTTCTTGAGATGGAGCCGGATTCGGAAAAGGCGGTGTGGCGGAGGCTCTTCGCTTCCCGCCAGCCGGATCAACGATGGCGCATCTGCCTGTCGCTCGATCCAGGCAGCCGCCCTCATGCGGCTTGGTCCATCCGGAGCGGTACTGCGGCCAAGTGCTATTACGCCAATGATCGGACCGACGTTCAATCCTGCTCCCCGTTGAAGATTTATTTTGAGGGAAATGTGCCGCAGCCTTATTTTCTGTGGACGGGAGAGCAGGTTTTCCTTCTCTATATTATGGAAGGCAATCGACTCAGTTGCGCCCGCTCGCCAAATATGGGGAAGGATTGGTCCGGCTTCACCGAGATCCGACTGGCGCCGGAGGCGAGGCTGCGCCTCGTGCAAGGAATGGAGCGGGGACAGAGCCATGCCGCTCTGCGGCCGGTATTGGGAACGGGATACCCTCATCTTCGTCCCGTTGCCTTCTTCGATTTATTTCCGCTGCTGCAGCGGGAACTTCTGCAGACAGACGGGGAGTCATTGTCCTGGATGCCCTTGCATTTGAGGGAGATGTTCGATTGGATCATGCTCCGGGCAGACAGTGCCGCGCACTCGGTACGCCGTGTGGAGACGGATGTCGCGAAGCAGCGGCTTCGTCTGGAGGAACTGGCCGCTTGTTACGAACGGTTGCAGGAGAAGGAGCGGTCCATGCTGGCCGAAATTAATGAGCTGCAAAACTGGGCAGGAGCGGAACCGATCTCGCTGACTTTCATATGA